From Flavobacterium arcticum, the proteins below share one genomic window:
- the gcvP gene encoding aminomethyl-transferring glycine dehydrogenase — protein sequence MRTDAFALRHIGPRENDLQHMLKTIGTESMEQLIYETLPDDIRLKEPLQLDPAMTEYEYMNHIRELGAKNKIYKSYIGLGYHATIVPGPIQRNILENPGWYTAYTPYQAEIAQGRLEALLNFQTTIIELTGMEIANASLLDESTSAAEAMALLFDVRTREQKKNNVNKFFVSEEILPQTLSVLETRSIPIGVELVVGNHEEFDFSDEFFGALLQYPGKFGQVYDYASFITKAKENNIKIAVAADILSLVKLVPPGELGADVVVGTTQRFGIPMGYGGPHAAYFATKEEYKRSMPGRIIGVTVDANGNRALRMALQTREQHIKREKATSNICTAQVLLAVMAGMYAVYHGPKGLRYIANKIHRSAVTTAEALNELGVYQANSSFFDTIVVKTDVAKVQAAAEAESINFYYIDRETVSISFNETTSLKDINNIVQIFAEAIGREIDPITELSGESTIPHEIQRTSDFLQHEVFNKYHSETALMRYIKKLERRDLALNHSMISLGSCTMKLNAATEMLPLSLPYWNSIHPFAPMEQAEGYQIMLKKLEEQLNVITGFAGTTLQPNSGAQGEYAGLMVIRAYHQSNGDDHRDIALIPASAHGTNPASAIMAGMKVVVTKTSENGNIDVEDLRSKAEQYKDRLSCLMVTYPSTHGVYEASIKEITKIIHDNGGQVYMDGANMNAQVGLTNPATIGADVCHLNLHKTFAIPHGGGGPGVGPICVAEHLVPFLPTNPIVPTGGSNAITAISGAPWGSALVCLISYGYITMLGEEGLTDSTKYAILNANYIKEKLKGHYQTLYTGEMGRAAHEMIIECRPFKQKGIEVTDIAKRLMDYGFHAPTVSFPVAGTLMIEPTESENVEELDRFCDAMIAIRKEIEEVDADDKNNVLKNAPHTLAMLTADEWLLPYTREKAAFPLDYIADNKFWPAVRRVDDAYGDRNLICSCAPIEAYMEN from the coding sequence ATGAGAACAGATGCTTTTGCTTTAAGACACATTGGCCCAAGAGAAAATGACTTGCAGCATATGTTGAAAACCATAGGTACAGAATCTATGGAACAACTGATATACGAAACACTACCAGATGATATTCGCCTAAAAGAGCCATTACAGTTAGATCCTGCTATGACCGAATATGAGTATATGAATCACATTAGGGAGTTGGGAGCTAAAAACAAAATATACAAATCATACATTGGTTTAGGCTACCACGCTACCATAGTGCCAGGACCTATCCAAAGAAACATACTAGAAAACCCAGGTTGGTACACTGCCTACACACCATACCAAGCAGAGATAGCACAAGGTCGTCTTGAAGCATTACTTAACTTCCAGACTACTATAATAGAGCTTACTGGTATGGAAATAGCCAATGCATCGTTACTTGACGAAAGTACATCTGCTGCCGAGGCTATGGCACTACTTTTTGATGTTCGCACACGCGAGCAAAAGAAAAACAACGTAAATAAATTTTTTGTATCTGAGGAGATACTTCCACAAACCCTTTCGGTATTAGAAACACGCTCTATTCCTATTGGTGTAGAACTTGTTGTAGGTAATCATGAAGAGTTTGATTTTTCAGATGAATTTTTCGGAGCTTTATTACAATATCCAGGCAAATTCGGACAAGTATATGACTATGCTAGTTTTATTACTAAAGCAAAAGAAAACAATATAAAAATAGCCGTAGCTGCCGATATATTGAGTCTTGTAAAACTAGTTCCTCCGGGAGAGCTTGGTGCGGATGTGGTAGTAGGTACTACACAACGTTTTGGTATCCCTATGGGCTACGGAGGCCCTCATGCTGCTTACTTTGCTACTAAGGAAGAATACAAACGTAGTATGCCAGGTAGAATTATTGGGGTAACCGTAGATGCTAATGGTAATCGTGCATTACGTATGGCACTGCAAACACGTGAACAACATATTAAGCGTGAAAAAGCAACTTCAAATATATGTACAGCACAAGTGCTACTTGCTGTTATGGCAGGTATGTATGCTGTATATCATGGTCCTAAAGGGTTACGATATATTGCTAATAAAATACACCGCTCGGCAGTAACTACAGCCGAAGCACTTAACGAGCTTGGTGTATATCAAGCAAACTCATCGTTCTTTGACACTATTGTTGTTAAAACCGATGTAGCTAAAGTACAGGCTGCTGCCGAAGCAGAATCGATTAACTTTTATTATATCGACAGAGAAACGGTTTCAATTTCATTTAATGAAACAACCTCTCTAAAAGACATTAATAATATTGTACAAATATTTGCCGAAGCAATAGGTAGAGAAATTGACCCTATAACAGAGCTATCTGGCGAGAGTACAATACCTCACGAAATACAACGTACAAGCGACTTCTTGCAACATGAAGTATTTAACAAATACCATTCAGAAACTGCTTTAATGCGTTACATCAAGAAATTAGAGCGTCGTGACCTTGCCTTAAACCACTCGATGATATCTTTAGGGTCTTGTACTATGAAACTGAATGCTGCTACCGAGATGTTACCATTGAGTTTACCTTACTGGAACAGCATTCACCCGTTTGCCCCAATGGAGCAGGCAGAAGGTTACCAAATAATGCTTAAAAAACTAGAAGAGCAACTCAATGTTATTACTGGTTTTGCAGGTACTACACTGCAACCAAACTCTGGAGCGCAAGGTGAGTATGCAGGACTTATGGTTATTCGTGCTTACCATCAGTCTAATGGTGATGACCATAGAGATATTGCTTTAATACCAGCATCGGCACACGGTACTAACCCTGCTTCAGCTATTATGGCTGGAATGAAAGTAGTAGTTACTAAAACTTCTGAAAATGGTAATATTGATGTAGAAGATCTTAGATCTAAAGCAGAACAATACAAAGACAGACTGTCTTGCCTTATGGTTACTTACCCATCTACACATGGTGTATATGAAGCATCCATTAAAGAGATTACTAAAATAATTCATGATAACGGCGGACAAGTATATATGGATGGTGCTAACATGAATGCTCAGGTTGGGCTTACTAACCCTGCAACCATTGGTGCTGACGTTTGTCACCTTAACCTGCACAAAACATTTGCTATACCTCACGGTGGTGGTGGTCCAGGTGTTGGTCCTATTTGTGTAGCAGAACATTTAGTTCCGTTTTTACCAACTAACCCAATAGTACCTACTGGCGGTAGCAATGCCATTACAGCTATATCAGGTGCGCCATGGGGCTCGGCATTAGTTTGCCTTATATCTTATGGCTATATCACTATGCTTGGCGAAGAAGGACTTACCGATTCGACTAAATATGCGATATTAAACGCCAATTACATAAAAGAAAAGCTAAAAGGTCATTACCAAACACTATATACTGGTGAAATGGGTAGAGCTGCTCACGAAATGATTATTGAGTGCCGACCTTTTAAACAAAAAGGTATTGAGGTTACTGATATTGCAAAACGTTTAATGGATTATGGTTTCCATGCTCCTACGGTATCTTTCCCAGTAGCAGGAACACTAATGATAGAGCCTACTGAGAGTGAAAACGTAGAGGAACTTGATCGTTTTTGTGATGCTATGATAGCCATCAGAAAAGAAATTGAAGAAGTTGATGCTGATGATAAAAACAACGTGCTTAAAAATGCACCGCACACACTAGCAATGCTTACTGCTGACGAATGGTTACTACCTTATACCAGAGAGAAAGCAGCATTTCCGCTAGATTATATTGCTGATAATAAATTTTGGCCTGCCGTAAGAAGAGTTGATGATGCCTATGGCGACAGAAACTTAATATGTTCTTGCGCGCCTATAGAGGCTTATATGGAAAATTAA
- a CDS encoding group III truncated hemoglobin encodes MKDIETRADIELFMREFYNRLLTDSAISYMFTDVAKINLEEHLPHLTDFWEQTLFHKGIYRKNVLQIHHELNDKETITDLHFEIWLSHFNNTADTLFSGTNAEKIKTRALSIASVMKIKIFN; translated from the coding sequence ATGAAAGATATAGAAACAAGAGCCGATATTGAACTTTTTATGCGAGAGTTTTATAACAGATTGCTTACAGACTCTGCTATAAGCTATATGTTTACTGATGTTGCCAAAATAAACCTTGAAGAGCATCTGCCCCACCTCACTGATTTTTGGGAACAGACTTTATTTCATAAAGGTATATATCGCAAAAATGTTTTACAGATACACCACGAACTGAATGATAAAGAAACCATTACCGACTTACATTTTGAAATATGGTTGAGCCATTTTAACAATACAGCAGATACTCTTTTCTCTGGAACCAATGCCGAGAAAATAAAAACAAGAGCACTATCTATAGCATCGGTTATGAAAATAAAGATATTTAATTAA
- a CDS encoding glycosyltransferase family 2 protein: MNKKVFVVIVTYNGAHWVDRNISSLLQSDYPVTIIVIDNCSTDNTVALLDKYEEVSLIQANENLGFGKGNNIGIQKALAQGADYVFLLNQDAWVFNNTISSLIAKMEKDSKLGILSPMHYSGNGKSYDTAFSTYLSRSYSDLQYINSVAVPFVNAAAWMMSRKCIERVGFFEPLFGHYGEDRNYCDRVKYHGFLIGIDLDAKIIHDRVITRNLKKDIIQSKYKILATLLDINHSFSKSRLLALKEVVGLPKYFSKFYGVNGAINLFLKLITYYFNNIFNSSKIKKARRKSAVNG; encoded by the coding sequence TGAATAAGAAAGTTTTTGTAGTTATTGTTACTTATAATGGTGCGCATTGGGTAGATAGGAATATAAGTTCTTTACTCCAGTCTGATTACCCTGTTACTATTATAGTTATTGATAATTGTTCAACTGACAATACTGTTGCTTTATTAGATAAATATGAAGAGGTTAGTTTAATACAAGCTAATGAGAACTTAGGTTTTGGCAAGGGTAATAATATTGGTATTCAAAAGGCTTTAGCGCAGGGTGCAGATTATGTTTTTCTACTTAATCAGGATGCATGGGTTTTTAACAATACCATTAGTAGCCTTATCGCTAAAATGGAGAAAGATTCAAAGCTGGGTATTTTAAGCCCTATGCATTATAGTGGTAACGGTAAAAGTTATGATACGGCTTTTAGTACTTATTTGTCCAGATCTTATTCTGATTTACAATATATAAATTCAGTTGCAGTACCTTTTGTAAATGCGGCAGCCTGGATGATGAGTAGGAAGTGTATAGAACGAGTTGGTTTTTTCGAACCGCTATTCGGACATTATGGAGAAGATAGAAACTACTGCGACCGTGTAAAATATCATGGCTTTTTGATAGGTATAGACCTTGATGCTAAAATAATACATGATAGAGTAATAACAAGAAACCTAAAAAAGGACATAATACAGTCGAAGTACAAAATATTAGCTACACTGCTCGATATTAATCACAGTTTTTCCAAAAGTCGTTTATTGGCATTGAAAGAAGTTGTAGGCTTGCCAAAATATTTTAGCAAATTTTATGGTGTTAACGGGGCTATAAATTTGTTTTTAAAATTGATAACCTATTATTTTAATAATATATTTAACTCCAGTAAAATAAAAAAAGCTCGACGAAAATCAGCCGTAAATGGATAA
- a CDS encoding oligosaccharide flippase family protein, producing the protein MDKKASSKQVLLFTLINYIGTAIGIVSVLFIYPNNKAFLGTVRYIDNIAQLLYPIMVLGASQALIKFYPSLDENLRKKLFNYSIFSILFISVVVLIAIPLFVNISSFDNAQILYFAFPVAVSLAFIELFKRQAQDMQKIAVPTLYEKLIPKIVLPILFLLLINDILEVYTSLYFYISGYLLVLVLTAIYLFKRFKPGINYEFKTLFEQIPRKDYLRYSLYAFAGSLGSLLAFRIDGIVIPELISMEANGSFSIGVTLASTLQIPAIGMFAIYAPIVSGYLKNNNIQELNMKYKEVARLLFFIGAVLYSCIFLGVNDLFSLLPTGDSLQASLPIILILGFSVLINMATGFNSEIITYSSYYRFNLIAVVLLTVLNVSLNLWFIYYTNLGIAGVAYASLIAMTIFNIAKLWFIYKKFGLLPFDRAFLKLAVIFLLSGVIIFLLPNTGSNFINLIYKVGLSLLMNVMVIYKLRLVYQVNIWIDKALKIIKLK; encoded by the coding sequence ATGGATAAAAAAGCATCATCAAAACAGGTATTGTTGTTTACGCTTATCAATTATATTGGTACAGCTATTGGCATAGTGTCTGTATTGTTTATTTACCCTAATAATAAAGCTTTTCTGGGTACGGTGCGTTATATTGATAATATAGCACAACTGTTATACCCTATAATGGTACTTGGGGCTTCGCAGGCGCTAATAAAATTTTACCCTTCGCTTGATGAGAACCTTCGTAAAAAACTGTTTAATTACAGTATTTTTTCTATTTTATTTATAAGTGTTGTTGTACTGATTGCAATACCATTATTTGTAAATATTTCTAGTTTTGATAATGCTCAAATACTCTATTTTGCATTCCCTGTTGCTGTTTCTCTTGCTTTTATAGAGCTTTTTAAAAGACAAGCTCAGGATATGCAGAAAATTGCAGTGCCTACACTTTATGAGAAACTGATTCCTAAAATTGTACTCCCTATACTTTTTTTGTTATTAATCAATGATATTTTAGAGGTTTACACTTCGTTATACTTTTATATTTCAGGCTATCTTCTCGTTTTAGTTTTAACAGCAATATATCTGTTTAAAAGGTTTAAACCAGGGATTAACTATGAGTTTAAGACGCTTTTTGAACAAATACCGCGTAAAGATTATTTACGTTATAGCCTGTATGCTTTTGCAGGTAGCCTTGGTTCATTACTGGCATTCCGTATAGATGGTATAGTAATACCAGAACTCATTTCGATGGAAGCAAATGGTAGTTTTAGTATTGGGGTAACGCTTGCTAGTACGCTGCAAATACCAGCTATAGGTATGTTTGCTATATATGCGCCTATAGTATCAGGTTATTTGAAAAATAATAATATACAGGAACTTAACATGAAATATAAAGAAGTAGCACGCCTATTGTTTTTTATTGGTGCTGTTTTATATAGTTGTATATTTCTAGGTGTTAACGATTTATTTTCACTTTTACCTACAGGCGATAGTTTACAAGCATCTTTGCCAATTATTCTTATTCTTGGTTTTAGTGTACTTATTAATATGGCTACAGGTTTTAATTCTGAAATTATTACGTATTCAAGCTATTATAGGTTTAACCTGATTGCAGTAGTATTACTTACCGTTTTAAATGTGTCACTAAACCTGTGGTTTATATATTATACAAACTTAGGTATAGCTGGCGTGGCTTATGCTTCACTTATAGCAATGACGATATTTAATATTGCTAAACTATGGTTTATTTATAAAAAGTTTGGGTTATTACCCTTTGATAGGGCTTTTTTAAAATTGGCTGTAATATTCTTATTGTCAGGAGTTATAATATTTTTATTGCCTAATACAGGTTCAAATTTTATTAACCTCATTTATAAAGTAGGACTTTCTTTATTGATGAATGTAATGGTTATATATAAATTAAGGCTCGTCTACCAAGTAAATATATGGATAGACAAAGCCTTAAAAATTATTAAGCTAAAATAA
- a CDS encoding 3-oxoacyl-ACP synthase III family protein: MNIKITGCGSYIPNRAVTNKDFAAHVFLEENGSPLQYTNDVITSKFKKITGIEERRYVETELVTSDIAFFAAEKAIADAGIDKESLDYIILAHNFGDVKEGAIQSDMLPSIAARVKHSLGIKNSKCVAYDILFGCPGWIEGVIQAQAYIKAGMAKRCLVVGAETLSRVVDPHDRDSMIYSDGAGATVIEATNDEGGILAHETASFTHEEAYFLFFGKSYNQDHDSDVRYIKMHGRKIYEFALSQVPLAMKECLDKSGIDIKDLKKVIIHQANEKMDEAIIQRFYKLYNQAPPEGVMPMCIQKLGNSSVATIPTLYDLLTKGEVEHQELNKGDVVLFASVGGGMNINAITYRV, encoded by the coding sequence ATGAACATAAAGATTACGGGGTGTGGAAGTTATATTCCCAACCGCGCCGTTACCAATAAGGACTTTGCAGCACATGTATTCCTCGAAGAAAATGGTAGCCCACTACAATACACTAACGACGTTATAACTAGTAAGTTTAAAAAAATAACAGGCATTGAAGAACGTCGTTATGTAGAGACTGAACTTGTAACTTCGGATATTGCATTTTTTGCCGCAGAGAAAGCAATTGCAGATGCTGGTATCGACAAAGAATCGTTAGATTATATAATACTCGCCCATAACTTTGGCGATGTAAAAGAAGGAGCTATACAATCGGATATGTTACCAAGCATTGCTGCACGAGTGAAACATAGTTTAGGCATTAAAAACTCTAAATGTGTAGCTTATGATATTCTTTTTGGATGCCCTGGATGGATAGAAGGCGTTATACAAGCACAAGCTTACATAAAAGCTGGCATGGCAAAACGATGCTTAGTTGTTGGTGCAGAAACTTTATCACGTGTAGTAGATCCGCATGACCGCGATAGCATGATATATTCTGATGGTGCAGGTGCTACTGTAATAGAAGCTACTAATGATGAAGGCGGCATACTAGCACACGAAACCGCATCATTCACCCACGAAGAAGCCTATTTCTTATTTTTCGGAAAATCTTATAATCAAGACCATGATTCAGATGTACGCTATATAAAAATGCATGGCAGAAAAATATATGAATTTGCACTAAGCCAAGTACCTCTAGCCATGAAAGAGTGCTTGGACAAGAGTGGCATCGACATTAAAGATCTTAAGAAAGTAATTATACACCAAGCAAATGAAAAAATGGATGAAGCCATTATTCAGCGCTTTTATAAACTATACAACCAAGCTCCGCCAGAAGGGGTTATGCCTATGTGCATACAAAAATTAGGAAATAGCAGTGTAGCAACAATACCTACACTATATGACCTACTAACAAAAGGCGAAGTTGAGCATCAAGAACTTAATAAAGGTGATGTAGTATTATTTGCTTCAGTTGGTGGAGGAATGAATATTAATGCTATTACCTATAGAGTATAA